The Fulvivirga maritima genome segment TACTTCTACGGGTTGGATGTGGCCTTCGCCATCCATACTATTGGCAAATAAACCTTTATCTTCTTTAGTGAAAATGGAGTACTTACCTGCCGGTAGAGATATAACGAAATTACCCTCAGCATCGGATTTTACTTTAGCCGCTAGCTCAGTGCTTATGTTTTTATAAAAGGTGCCTTCATGTTCGGCTTGGTTCCTTTTAGTGGCTTCGTAAATGTAAATTTCTCTCTCTACAGGGCGGCTGGTGCCACTCTTTTTGTCTGGACCAGGCATTAAATTACCTTCTGACCAGGTAACGGTTCCTTGTATTCCTTGTTCCACATTTTGACTTTTAGTGCCTTCGCAACTGCAAATAATGAAGGGGAGGCAAAGTAATAATAACTTAATGTTTTTCATAGCTCAAATATAAAACAAGAAATCCGGACTGAAGTTCAGCCCGGATTCCGGAGATAATTTATGAGAATTAGTTTGTTGGTTTACTCATTTATAACTTCAGGATTGCCTTTATATTTTATATCACTGGCAAAATTTTCTTCTTTTCTTAATTCTTTTGTTACATATACTCTGGCAGAGGAGGCTCCATGTGCTTCAATATCAGCTATTTCTGTTTCGAAATTCATGGCGTCAAGTTGTGATGCTCCCTGCATTTCTACTGATAAATTTTGTCCTTTACCATCTATATCTAATTCAGAAGCACCAGATAAGTCTACGGTTAATTTTCCAATATTTACATCAGAAAGTTTGGCAAATGAAGCACCAGATAAATCAATATCCATATTTTGCTCTCTAAAATCAGATAAATATATTCTGCCTGCTGTTTCTGATTTGATAGATTGTAATGAAGGAGTGTAAACAGTTATGCTTATATCATCTCTAAGGAAATCATTAATTTTAAGCTTTGAACCTTTATTGTAATCTATATACAATTTTTCTCCTTTCACATATATATCAACATTATCCCTGTATTTTCTATTGGCATTTATACCTACCTGAAAGCTGTCGGCTTTTACTATATGTACCACAAATGAATTAGAAACTTCCAGCGCGTTAAAAGATTGAAAAGTATATAGCTGGTCGAATTTACCATTGGCGTTTTCATGGCGGCTTGCAGAGATTTCTTCATCATCATTTTCTTCGCCATTAACCTCTTCTTCTTTTTCTACTATAGGGCACTGAGCGCATTCCAGGGTGCCATCTTCCTTAAATTCAAGCTCAAACTTGTCATTATTATACAGACTGTAACCTTCTACATAAGGAGTACTTCTTAGTATGTGGCGCATATCATCATCTAAGATGAATTTATGGTTATAAGGCACAAATAAGGTCATTGATAGCTCCTGAGCGTGAAATATACTATTTTTATT includes the following:
- a CDS encoding carboxypeptidase-like regulatory domain-containing protein, coding for MEQGIQGTVTWSEGNLMPGPDKKSGTSRPVEREIYIYEATKRNQAEHEGTFYKNISTELAAKVKSDAEGNFVISLPAGKYSIFTKEDKGLFANSMDGEGHIQPVEVKPGQVTEVTININYMAVY